A stretch of Pseudoprevotella muciniphila DNA encodes these proteins:
- a CDS encoding nucleotidyltransferase family protein has translation MKFAIIAAGEGSRLAQEGVQLPKPLVTINGEPMLERLIRIFADNGAEEVVIIVNQLHPQTETFVRKMMAEKQNNIRLIVKSTPSSMHSFYEISKYLEDVPFCLTTVDTIFREDEFADYINQFKASEADGMMAVTDFIDDEKPLYVATNSQLGITGFHDADQGDKYISGGIYCLKPHTLSTLRRCIDEGKSRMRNFQRTLIEDGWQLRAVPFSKILDVDHASDIEKAERFLNEFNRL, from the coding sequence ATGAAGTTTGCAATAATTGCAGCAGGAGAAGGGTCAAGGTTGGCGCAAGAAGGTGTGCAACTCCCCAAACCGCTTGTCACCATCAACGGAGAGCCTATGCTTGAGAGGCTCATACGAATCTTCGCCGATAACGGAGCCGAAGAGGTGGTCATCATAGTCAACCAACTTCACCCACAGACCGAGACATTCGTGCGGAAAATGATGGCTGAAAAGCAGAACAACATTCGGCTCATCGTCAAATCTACACCAAGTTCGATGCACAGTTTCTATGAGATAAGCAAATATCTCGAAGATGTACCCTTCTGCCTGACAACCGTCGATACCATATTCAGGGAAGATGAATTCGCGGACTACATCAACCAATTCAAAGCATCAGAAGCGGATGGCATGATGGCTGTTACGGATTTTATCGACGACGAAAAGCCGCTGTATGTGGCAACGAATAGTCAACTGGGCATCACCGGCTTCCATGATGCAGATCAAGGTGACAAATACATATCAGGAGGCATCTATTGCCTGAAACCGCACACCTTGTCCACACTACGTCGCTGTATTGATGAAGGCAAAAGCAGAATGAGAAATTTCCAGAGGACACTTATAGAAGATGGCTGGCAACTGCGTGCAGTACCTTTCTCTAAAATACTCGATGTAGATCATGCCAGCGACATTGAGAAGGCTGAACGGTTTCTCAACGAATTTAACCGCTTATGA
- a CDS encoding YtxH domain-containing protein: MKNYSVLAAFLGGALIGAASGLLFAPEKGVDTRSRIAEALRKRGIKLSTADLDSLADDIAEELDDK; this comes from the coding sequence ATGAAGAATTACAGCGTATTAGCAGCCTTTTTGGGCGGAGCCCTGATTGGTGCTGCATCCGGTTTACTTTTTGCCCCTGAAAAGGGCGTTGACACTCGTTCACGTATTGCCGAAGCGCTTCGCAAGCGTGGCATCAAACTGAGCACAGCAGATCTCGACAGCCTTGCAGACGACATTGCAGAGGAACTGGATGACAAATGA
- a CDS encoding phage holin family protein → MFSSDHNVSSLKELLSETKEYVELQADYARVDLTGRLTKLFSAIILFAVLLLLALIVVLALTCCLAFWLAPHMGGLTATFAIIAGIYFIVMVWIFACRRKIITLRVSRFIGKILLSKDISLSKKTSDNTNK, encoded by the coding sequence ATGTTTTCATCCGACCATAACGTAAGTTCTTTGAAAGAGTTGCTTTCCGAGACGAAAGAGTACGTAGAGTTACAAGCAGATTATGCGCGTGTCGATCTGACGGGCAGACTGACAAAATTGTTTTCTGCCATAATACTTTTCGCAGTGCTTCTTCTTTTAGCGCTCATCGTGGTGCTTGCCCTGACGTGCTGTCTTGCTTTCTGGCTGGCTCCCCACATGGGTGGTCTGACGGCTACGTTTGCAATTATTGCAGGCATTTACTTCATAGTTATGGTTTGGATTTTTGCCTGCCGCAGGAAAATCATCACGCTTCGTGTATCCCGCTTTATTGGCAAGATTTTGCTAAGCAAGGATATTAGCCTGTCTAAGAAGACATCTGACAACACGAATAAATAA
- a CDS encoding SPOR domain-containing protein produces MRKSFFLVLGLAAAVVFTGCKSRESAFQKAYAAAKDNNTEGVTTTTTTVATQVVDADYDSYQQPQQTVTVPTTTTTPAVDADEAKYANVETRTIDANIDVISGDALKMYSVVVGSFQSKTNAEALKNKLQKDGYDSRVVFTNETINGLTNWYRVVATSSDSKAAAGRSRDQLRGLYKGAWILRR; encoded by the coding sequence ATGAGAAAATCATTCTTTTTAGTGTTAGGTTTGGCAGCCGCAGTTGTGTTCACTGGTTGCAAGTCAAGAGAATCTGCTTTCCAGAAGGCATACGCTGCAGCCAAGGATAACAACACAGAGGGCGTAACAACAACTACGACCACCGTTGCAACACAAGTGGTAGATGCTGACTACGATTCTTATCAGCAGCCACAGCAAACTGTTACAGTGCCGACAACAACGACAACACCTGCTGTTGACGCAGACGAAGCAAAGTATGCTAACGTGGAAACACGCACAATCGACGCTAATATAGACGTAATAAGTGGTGATGCACTTAAAATGTACAGCGTAGTTGTAGGAAGTTTCCAGTCGAAAACCAACGCTGAAGCACTGAAGAACAAACTGCAAAAAGACGGCTATGACTCAAGAGTCGTATTCACCAACGAAACCATCAACGGACTGACAAACTGGTATCGTGTCGTAGCAACTTCATCCGACAGCAAGGCTGCTGCAGGACGTTCACGCGACCAACTCAGAGGACTCTACAAAGGCGCTTGGATTCTCCGTCGCTAA
- the rlmN gene encoding 23S rRNA (adenine(2503)-C(2))-methyltransferase RlmN: MEEGKHTLLGATLDELKAAAKGLGLPAFVGKQMADWIYSKCITSTDQMQNVSKIARAKLDEHFTIGCSPPVMAQESKDGTKKYLFRTHEGHFVETVYIPDGKRATLCVSCQVGCKMNCAFCMTGRQGFVASLSEADILNQIYSLPEREKLTNVVFMGQGEPFDNLDNVLRATEVLTADWGFKWSPKRITVSSVGLRKGLKRFLDESKCNIAISLHHPLPQQRAELMPAEKAFSIQDVVDVLRQYDFCRKTKSDAPKQRRLTFEYIIFKGVNDTLRHAEALVYLLRGLDCRVNLIRFHTIPETNLEGASDNVMVRFRDYLTSHGVFTTIRASRGQDIFAACGLLTTEKAGEMANKK; the protein is encoded by the coding sequence ATGGAGGAGGGAAAACATACACTACTCGGTGCTACCCTTGATGAACTCAAGGCTGCTGCAAAAGGTCTTGGCTTACCTGCATTTGTGGGCAAGCAAATGGCTGATTGGATATACAGCAAGTGCATCACCTCCACCGACCAAATGCAGAACGTTTCTAAAATTGCACGTGCCAAACTGGACGAGCATTTTACCATCGGCTGCTCACCGCCTGTAATGGCACAGGAATCAAAGGACGGCACGAAGAAGTATCTCTTTCGTACACACGAAGGGCACTTTGTGGAAACTGTTTACATTCCTGATGGCAAACGGGCTACACTCTGCGTGTCATGCCAGGTGGGGTGTAAGATGAATTGTGCTTTCTGCATGACAGGACGTCAGGGATTCGTGGCATCGCTCAGTGAAGCCGACATTCTCAACCAAATCTATTCACTGCCGGAAAGAGAAAAACTCACTAACGTCGTGTTTATGGGGCAGGGAGAACCTTTCGATAACCTCGACAATGTATTAAGAGCGACTGAAGTGCTCACGGCAGACTGGGGTTTTAAGTGGAGTCCGAAACGTATCACAGTATCGAGTGTGGGGCTCCGCAAAGGTCTCAAACGCTTCCTCGACGAGAGTAAGTGCAACATAGCCATAAGCCTCCATCATCCGCTGCCACAGCAAAGGGCAGAACTGATGCCGGCAGAAAAGGCTTTTTCTATACAGGATGTAGTTGACGTCCTGAGGCAGTATGACTTCTGCAGAAAAACCAAGTCTGACGCACCCAAACAGAGGCGACTGACATTCGAATACATAATATTCAAGGGAGTGAACGACACGCTGCGTCATGCAGAAGCACTCGTGTATCTGCTTCGTGGGCTCGACTGCCGTGTCAACCTTATCCGATTTCATACCATACCTGAAACCAATCTTGAAGGCGCATCAGATAATGTCATGGTACGTTTTCGCGATTATCTCACGTCGCATGGTGTGTTCACCACAATCAGAGCATCACGAGGACAGGACATCTTTGCTGCGTGTGGACTGCTGACTACAGAAAAGGCAGGCGAGATGGCAAACAAAAAGTGA
- the pdxA gene encoding 4-hydroxythreonine-4-phosphate dehydrogenase PdxA, with the protein MENNQNTEIQQQISKPAAKLPIIAITQGDTNGVGYEVIFKAFETNAMFEICIPVVYGWPKAALFHKKTLELPVNFNEIKNVADAKEGCLNLLNCGDEEVKINFGNPSPEAGRAAFSALERAVDDCVAGRVDALITAPINKADIQSDDFHFAGHTEYLESKAQGEALMILMNRLMRVALVTTHLSIADVAKHITQEVVEKKIQLFYNALRTDFLLPAPRIAVLGLNPHNGDNGLMGDEEENIVKPAVQAMKEKGIPCFGPYPADGFFGAAMYTHFDGILAMYHDQGLTPFKALSMDDGVNFTAGLSIVRTSPDHGTAYDIAGKNLASPQSMREAIYAAIDITRNRVADENAKTNPLPKLFNDRREDDASRRRAPENPKNEESKE; encoded by the coding sequence ATGGAAAACAATCAAAACACTGAGATACAGCAGCAAATAAGCAAACCTGCTGCAAAATTACCAATCATAGCCATAACGCAGGGCGATACCAATGGAGTGGGGTATGAAGTCATCTTCAAGGCCTTCGAAACCAACGCCATGTTCGAAATATGCATACCGGTGGTGTACGGATGGCCCAAAGCAGCACTCTTCCACAAGAAAACACTCGAACTGCCTGTTAATTTCAATGAAATAAAGAATGTGGCAGATGCAAAAGAGGGATGTCTCAACCTCCTGAATTGTGGTGATGAAGAAGTGAAAATCAACTTTGGAAATCCATCGCCGGAAGCAGGGCGAGCAGCATTCTCTGCACTCGAGAGAGCCGTGGACGACTGTGTGGCTGGCAGAGTTGACGCACTCATCACAGCACCAATCAACAAGGCGGACATACAAAGTGATGATTTCCATTTTGCAGGACACACCGAGTATCTCGAATCAAAAGCGCAGGGCGAGGCGCTCATGATTTTGATGAACCGGCTTATGCGAGTGGCACTCGTCACGACACATCTCTCCATCGCAGACGTGGCAAAGCACATCACACAGGAAGTCGTGGAGAAAAAAATACAACTGTTCTATAACGCGCTGAGAACTGATTTCCTCTTGCCTGCACCAAGAATAGCAGTGCTTGGCCTGAATCCCCACAATGGAGACAACGGGCTGATGGGCGATGAAGAAGAAAATATCGTAAAACCTGCAGTACAGGCCATGAAAGAGAAAGGAATACCTTGCTTCGGACCATATCCTGCAGATGGCTTCTTCGGGGCTGCGATGTACACACACTTCGATGGAATCTTGGCAATGTATCACGACCAGGGACTTACGCCTTTTAAGGCTTTGTCGATGGACGACGGTGTGAATTTCACAGCAGGTCTGTCTATCGTGCGAACATCGCCCGACCATGGCACGGCATACGACATAGCAGGAAAGAATCTTGCTTCGCCACAGTCCATGAGAGAAGCAATATATGCAGCCATCGACATAACTCGGAACAGAGTGGCAGACGAGAACGCTAAGACAAACCCTTTGCCAAAACTATTCAACGACAGAAGGGAGGACGATGCTTCGAGAAGACGAGCACCGGAAAATCCGAAAAACGAAGAAAGCAAAGAATGA
- a CDS encoding HAD family hydrolase, producing the protein MKFSDIKALLFDYGGTLDTNGRHWANVLFEGFCHAQVPVTEEQFRETYVFTERELAKTPIILPNDDFLTLLRKKTDIETQQLVRLKYWQTTETKRKELNEKIAVYCDDIVRKNLQITRPVLQNLKEKYKLVLVTNFYGNISAVLRAYELDFFDAIVESAVVGVRKPDPAIWQLGVVRAQCQPKQTIAIGDAFKKDILPANQLGCNTIWLKGETWQPENNDESIPNAIITSFKDIEKYL; encoded by the coding sequence ATGAAATTCTCAGACATAAAGGCACTCCTTTTCGACTATGGAGGAACACTCGATACAAACGGACGACATTGGGCTAACGTACTGTTCGAAGGATTCTGCCATGCACAAGTGCCCGTAACAGAAGAACAGTTCAGAGAAACCTATGTCTTTACCGAAAGAGAACTCGCTAAAACACCCATCATCCTTCCAAACGACGACTTCTTGACGCTTCTGCGTAAAAAAACAGACATTGAGACGCAGCAACTCGTCAGGCTCAAGTATTGGCAGACCACAGAAACCAAAAGAAAAGAACTGAATGAGAAAATCGCTGTGTATTGCGACGATATTGTGCGCAAGAACCTTCAAATCACACGTCCTGTACTACAGAATCTCAAAGAAAAATACAAACTCGTACTCGTAACAAATTTCTACGGAAATATTTCCGCAGTACTCCGTGCCTACGAACTCGACTTCTTCGATGCCATCGTAGAAAGCGCAGTAGTAGGTGTCAGAAAACCGGACCCAGCAATCTGGCAACTCGGAGTAGTCCGCGCGCAGTGTCAGCCCAAACAAACCATAGCCATAGGAGACGCATTCAAGAAAGACATCCTCCCGGCAAACCAACTCGGCTGTAACACCATCTGGCTCAAAGGAGAAACATGGCAACCTGAAAACAACGACGAAAGCATACCAAACGCCATCATAACCAGTTTCAAGGATATAGAGAAATATCTATAA
- a CDS encoding ATP-grasp domain-containing protein — protein MKILGISRAERFSPNSVERDRAVFSAVTERLRQANHSVETIGEDAFEIKSGYDAVFSMGRSENLLRKLLKMEEEGIPIINSPSALQDNNRAQQAEIFKAAGVPIPETKIDNGKGREMAYPFWLKSAASAQQANDVCFVHNEETYRERIAELRAGNTQDIILQVKHEEGDLVKFYGVEGTEFFSCSFPAENGNFSKFGHEVHNSPLRKYDFSRSELQKAANKAATLTNIAIYGGDAIVRPDGTFVIIDFNDWPSFSACKDEAATHIAQKILQIFNKQ, from the coding sequence ATGAAAATACTTGGAATAAGCAGAGCGGAACGTTTCTCGCCAAATTCTGTAGAACGGGACAGGGCTGTCTTTTCCGCTGTGACGGAACGGCTGCGACAAGCAAACCACTCAGTCGAAACGATAGGAGAGGACGCATTTGAAATAAAAAGCGGATATGATGCCGTGTTTTCCATGGGGCGTTCGGAAAACTTGCTCCGGAAACTCCTGAAAATGGAAGAGGAAGGCATACCAATTATCAATTCACCTTCTGCGCTCCAGGATAATAACCGAGCGCAACAAGCAGAAATCTTCAAGGCAGCAGGTGTGCCGATACCTGAAACTAAAATCGACAATGGTAAAGGGCGGGAAATGGCTTATCCATTCTGGCTCAAGTCTGCGGCAAGTGCACAGCAAGCAAATGACGTTTGTTTCGTGCATAATGAAGAGACGTATCGCGAACGAATTGCAGAGTTAAGAGCAGGCAATACTCAAGACATCATCCTGCAAGTGAAACATGAGGAGGGCGATCTCGTAAAATTCTATGGAGTGGAAGGAACAGAATTCTTTTCATGCTCATTTCCAGCGGAAAACGGCAATTTCTCGAAGTTCGGACACGAAGTGCATAATTCACCCCTCAGAAAATACGACTTTTCACGCTCCGAACTGCAAAAAGCAGCGAACAAAGCGGCAACACTGACAAATATTGCCATCTACGGCGGAGATGCCATCGTACGACCTGACGGCACATTCGTTATCATCGATTTCAACGACTGGCCAAGTTTCTCCGCCTGTAAGGACGAGGCAGCAACGCACATAGCACAGAAAATCCTGCAAATATTCAACAAACAATGA
- a CDS encoding lysylphosphatidylglycerol synthase transmembrane domain-containing protein, giving the protein MKARYRNLFFLFGLIAIAVMIYSFDVTWEGFVNALNRGGFYLLAVIGVWVFVYAFNALAYQIIVNTGAEGNRLSFLQAFRLTVSGFAFSYTTPFGSGGAPYRIMELSSYIGMNRAMSSTVLYSMMHIFSHFCLWVTAAILFPIIYFERTTILIWAFIAILLAVSALVAYFFYRGYKNGMIVKCSRLLMKIPFLRNAVRNFFEKNQENMEQIDRNIAYLHERPKAFYSSLGSEYLARVINSLEFYFILLALGVDVSFWDGLFVLAFSSLIGNMLFFFPMQLGAREGGLAAVLGIIGKASGGVGIYTSIFTRIRELFWIAVGVAFVKFGNKLKQK; this is encoded by the coding sequence ATGAAAGCAAGGTATAGAAACCTGTTTTTTCTCTTCGGGCTCATCGCAATAGCGGTGATGATATATTCCTTCGACGTAACGTGGGAAGGATTTGTCAATGCGCTCAATAGGGGTGGATTTTACCTGTTGGCAGTCATAGGAGTATGGGTGTTTGTTTATGCGTTTAATGCCCTGGCTTACCAGATCATTGTCAACACAGGTGCAGAAGGCAACAGGCTGTCATTTCTGCAGGCATTCAGACTAACCGTGTCGGGATTTGCTTTCTCTTATACCACACCATTCGGTTCCGGAGGAGCGCCATATCGTATAATGGAACTCAGTTCCTACATAGGAATGAACAGAGCCATGTCGAGCACAGTGCTCTATTCCATGATGCACATCTTCTCGCATTTCTGCCTATGGGTTACGGCTGCCATACTCTTCCCAATCATCTATTTCGAAAGAACCACCATACTCATCTGGGCATTCATCGCCATCCTGCTCGCTGTGTCAGCTCTCGTGGCATACTTCTTCTATCGAGGCTATAAGAACGGTATGATAGTGAAGTGCTCCCGCTTACTCATGAAAATACCCTTCCTGAGAAATGCCGTGCGAAACTTCTTTGAGAAGAATCAAGAGAATATGGAGCAAATCGACCGTAACATAGCCTATCTCCATGAGCGCCCAAAAGCATTCTATTCCTCACTCGGAAGCGAATATCTGGCGCGCGTAATCAATTCACTCGAATTCTATTTCATACTCCTCGCACTTGGAGTGGACGTGTCATTCTGGGATGGGCTTTTTGTCTTGGCATTTAGTTCGCTCATAGGAAATATGCTGTTCTTTTTTCCGATGCAACTCGGAGCACGCGAAGGAGGACTTGCCGCAGTGCTCGGCATTATCGGGAAAGCATCCGGAGGAGTGGGTATTTATACAAGTATTTTTACACGAATCAGAGAACTCTTCTGGATAGCCGTCGGAGTGGCTTTCGTAAAGTTCGGAAATAAACTGAAACAAAAATGA
- a CDS encoding CDP-alcohol phosphatidyltransferase family protein → MKEKAKTDLQSTFKSQDTEEWLDIYFTRPLGLLWARFFNLFGTHPNVITILSIFLGVAAGVCFYFDDLLINIVGILLLIWANLYDSADGQLARMTGKKSRIGRALDGFAGDAWFVSIYFFMCLRLTPTWGIWIWLLCALAGLICHSKQCQLADYYRNIHLFFLKGESGSELDNSKALEEEYSNLKWSDNPLWKTYLYFYGNYTRSQEAMTPAFQMFKQVLAQRFPKELPQTLRDDFRKGSLPLMKYANILTFNVRAITLYIAILVREPWIYPVFEITVMSALCIYMRNRHEKLCKHLTDNIDKYESKV, encoded by the coding sequence ATGAAAGAAAAGGCGAAAACCGACCTGCAGTCAACCTTCAAGTCGCAAGACACGGAAGAATGGCTCGACATATATTTCACACGCCCGCTCGGACTCCTCTGGGCGCGCTTCTTCAATCTGTTCGGTACGCACCCCAACGTCATAACCATCCTGTCCATCTTCCTCGGAGTGGCTGCAGGTGTGTGTTTCTATTTCGACGACCTGCTGATAAATATCGTAGGAATTCTCCTGCTCATCTGGGCAAACCTCTACGACAGTGCCGACGGACAACTCGCACGAATGACAGGGAAGAAGTCGCGCATAGGACGTGCTCTCGACGGATTTGCAGGTGATGCGTGGTTCGTGTCCATCTATTTCTTCATGTGTCTGAGGCTTACACCCACATGGGGCATCTGGATATGGCTCCTATGTGCTCTCGCAGGACTGATCTGCCATTCAAAACAATGCCAACTCGCTGACTACTACCGAAACATCCACCTTTTCTTTCTTAAGGGAGAAAGCGGAAGTGAACTCGACAACTCAAAAGCACTTGAAGAAGAGTATAGCAACCTGAAATGGAGCGACAACCCGCTATGGAAAACCTACCTCTATTTCTATGGCAACTATACGCGCTCACAAGAGGCGATGACACCGGCTTTCCAAATGTTCAAACAGGTCCTGGCACAGCGCTTCCCAAAAGAATTGCCGCAAACGCTCCGCGACGATTTCCGGAAAGGTAGCCTGCCACTGATGAAATATGCAAACATACTGACATTCAATGTTAGGGCAATAACGCTCTACATCGCCATACTCGTGAGAGAACCGTGGATTTATCCGGTTTTCGAAATAACTGTGATGTCTGCACTTTGTATCTATATGCGTAACCGCCACGAGAAACTCTGCAAACATCTCACGGACAATATCGACAAATATGAAAGCAAGGTATAG
- a CDS encoding OmpA family protein, translating to MKKLLILLAVAASFQTVSAQTVVDSKTTDNWYLGIKLGGEVKTRHTAFFQHINPTAGVRVGRNFTPVFGLAAEGIVTTGNQPWHTTGTFLQRLNVNALATVNFTNWILGYKGKPRAFEVIGIAGFGWAHRFGNHAAVNWENDMPRYNVYVPAGDGHWDAFKKVDRDFVSNKVGLDLAYNFGSDKQFQVYLEPAYNWALNDGNGKIKWHNNHAYMSLEVGFNYRFANSNGTHNFKLAEGRDQSEIDALNARINRLRAQLDDEAQANSRLKGEISVLKAKLEDCLNRAPEIKYIEKPSTNTTTTTKKNSLVNNVHFRIGKTVIDASQVPNVERVAAYLKKHPKATVEVLGYASKDGNYESNVKLAEGRAQAVKTMLVNKYNIAASRIDAKGKGISEAYEEPEWNRVSECTIITDDVTTTTTR from the coding sequence ATGAAAAAATTATTGATTCTTTTGGCAGTAGCAGCCTCATTCCAGACTGTATCTGCACAAACAGTTGTTGACAGCAAGACCACCGACAACTGGTACTTAGGCATTAAGTTGGGCGGTGAGGTTAAGACTCGTCACACAGCATTCTTCCAACACATCAACCCGACAGCCGGTGTTCGCGTAGGTCGCAATTTCACTCCGGTATTCGGCTTGGCAGCAGAAGGTATTGTAACCACAGGTAACCAGCCCTGGCACACAACAGGTACTTTCCTGCAGCGCCTGAACGTGAACGCTCTTGCTACAGTAAACTTCACGAACTGGATTTTGGGTTACAAAGGCAAGCCCCGTGCATTTGAAGTAATCGGTATTGCAGGTTTCGGCTGGGCACACCGCTTTGGCAACCACGCAGCAGTTAACTGGGAGAACGACATGCCTCGCTATAACGTATATGTTCCCGCAGGCGACGGCCATTGGGACGCTTTCAAGAAAGTTGACCGCGACTTCGTATCAAACAAGGTAGGTTTGGACCTTGCTTACAACTTCGGCAGCGACAAGCAGTTCCAGGTATATCTTGAGCCTGCTTACAACTGGGCACTTAACGATGGCAACGGCAAAATCAAATGGCACAACAACCATGCTTACATGTCGCTCGAAGTTGGTTTTAACTACCGCTTTGCCAACAGCAACGGCACGCACAACTTCAAACTGGCTGAAGGTCGCGACCAGAGCGAGATTGACGCCCTCAATGCACGCATCAACAGACTCCGCGCTCAACTTGACGACGAGGCACAAGCCAACAGCCGTCTGAAGGGCGAGATTTCTGTTCTCAAGGCTAAACTCGAAGACTGCCTGAACCGTGCACCGGAAATCAAGTACATCGAGAAGCCTTCTACTAACACTACAACTACAACTAAGAAGAACTCTCTGGTTAACAACGTACACTTCCGCATCGGCAAGACTGTTATTGATGCCTCTCAGGTGCCCAACGTAGAACGCGTTGCTGCATACCTGAAGAAGCACCCGAAAGCCACTGTTGAAGTATTGGGTTATGCATCAAAGGATGGTAACTACGAAAGCAATGTTAAATTGGCAGAAGGTCGTGCACAGGCTGTGAAGACTATGCTTGTAAACAAATACAACATTGCTGCCAGCCGCATCGACGCAAAGGGCAAGGGCATCAGCGAAGCATACGAAGAGCCAGAATGGAACCGCGTGAGCGAATGCACCATCATCACCGACGATGTAACTACGACTACTACTCGCTAA